From Saccharothrix espanaensis DSM 44229, the proteins below share one genomic window:
- a CDS encoding LppU/SCO3897 family protein: MSNEPNQPAGDEPTPAAGQAGPDAKPGLTGGPAPDASPTAAPGAGSGATPAPVAGAPVETGPAETAPGPERYLIAPGAEEREEPAAAGGGAPVKKILIAALAVLVLVGGFFAIRYFVSANSTASAGDCVSLAQQDDNRADVKNLDCGDDKASYKVGKVLDTADAVCPEEGLYTEVSPVGGVGDGYKLCLLPNMAEGACYKPDEGTGFVKAECTGPETIKVTKVIKDSTDLTQCPDSAGMSYPEPAVTYCLAPAEV; encoded by the coding sequence ATGAGCAACGAGCCCAACCAGCCCGCCGGGGACGAGCCCACGCCGGCCGCCGGTCAGGCCGGGCCTGACGCCAAGCCCGGCCTGACCGGCGGGCCGGCACCCGACGCGAGCCCGACCGCCGCTCCCGGCGCGGGCTCCGGCGCGACGCCGGCACCCGTCGCGGGGGCCCCGGTCGAGACCGGTCCCGCCGAGACGGCACCCGGTCCCGAGCGGTACCTGATCGCGCCGGGTGCCGAGGAGCGCGAGGAGCCGGCGGCGGCCGGTGGCGGTGCCCCGGTGAAGAAGATCCTGATCGCCGCGCTGGCCGTGCTGGTCCTGGTGGGCGGCTTCTTCGCCATCCGGTACTTCGTGTCCGCCAACTCGACGGCGTCGGCGGGCGACTGCGTGAGCCTCGCCCAGCAGGACGACAACCGTGCCGACGTGAAGAACCTCGACTGCGGCGACGACAAGGCGTCCTACAAGGTCGGCAAGGTCCTCGACACGGCCGACGCGGTGTGCCCCGAGGAGGGGCTGTACACCGAGGTGTCCCCGGTCGGCGGCGTCGGCGACGGCTACAAGCTGTGCCTGCTGCCGAACATGGCCGAGGGTGCCTGCTACAAGCCGGACGAGGGCACCGGGTTCGTGAAGGCCGAGTGCACCGGACCGGAGACGATCAAGGTGACCAAGGTCATCAAGGACTCCACCGACCTGACCCAGTGCCCGGACAGCGCCGGCATGTCCTACCCGGAGCCCGCCGTCACCTACTGCCTGGCACCAGCCGAGGTGTAG
- a CDS encoding LppU/SCO3897 family protein, with protein MRKLGWGIGAAVVVLAGVYALTTTGGDAPRPVPGECASISGTADQPRYQVADCAAAQANVKVAKVVDQAGQCPTGGAPYSTYTGPVTLCLIPNLVEGSCYEQDGEAGVRKADCGSAEAVKVVKADRGGATCGTGRTLTYPEPSVTFCLARVGDLR; from the coding sequence ATGCGGAAACTCGGGTGGGGCATCGGTGCGGCCGTCGTCGTGCTGGCGGGCGTCTACGCGCTGACCACGACCGGCGGTGACGCCCCGCGCCCGGTGCCGGGCGAGTGCGCGAGCATCTCCGGCACGGCCGACCAGCCTCGCTACCAGGTCGCCGACTGCGCCGCCGCCCAGGCGAACGTCAAGGTCGCGAAGGTGGTCGACCAGGCCGGGCAGTGCCCCACCGGCGGCGCGCCCTACTCGACCTACACCGGCCCGGTCACCCTGTGCCTGATCCCGAACCTGGTCGAGGGCTCCTGCTACGAGCAGGACGGCGAGGCCGGCGTGCGCAAGGCCGACTGCGGCTCGGCCGAGGCGGTCAAGGTGGTCAAGGCCGACCGGGGCGGCGCGACCTGCGGCACCGGCCGCACGCTGACCTACCCCGAGCCGTCGGTCACGTTCTGCCTGGCCCGCGTCGGCGACCTGCGCTGA
- a CDS encoding LppU/SCO3897 family protein: MTTPPNQPPHGPPPGGYPPPQPGWGQTPPPGFPAAPPAAHPQQQPYPPQPNYPPPGQGYPGQGYPPPGYPQQPGYPPGQPGYPGQQNFPPPPKKGTSTGAKALVVVVALGVVGIVVAGIIAGIGSPGRAAVGDCIKVNSVSVTDADVETIDCSSPQAAFKVAVTLDSSTDACPSGDYSEYSDRGGRRSNGFKLCLAFNAREGDCFKQEGTIVAGKTTKVTCDSSATHKVRKVADTEDENQCESGETVFVYSQPATTICMVKTE, translated from the coding sequence GTGACCACGCCCCCGAACCAGCCGCCTCACGGCCCGCCGCCGGGCGGCTACCCGCCCCCGCAGCCGGGCTGGGGCCAGACGCCCCCACCGGGCTTCCCGGCCGCCCCGCCCGCGGCCCACCCGCAGCAGCAGCCCTACCCGCCGCAGCCGAACTACCCGCCGCCGGGCCAGGGCTACCCGGGCCAGGGCTACCCGCCACCCGGCTACCCGCAGCAGCCCGGCTACCCGCCGGGCCAGCCGGGCTACCCGGGGCAGCAGAACTTCCCGCCGCCCCCGAAGAAGGGCACCTCCACGGGCGCGAAGGCGCTGGTCGTCGTGGTGGCGCTGGGCGTGGTCGGGATCGTGGTGGCCGGGATCATCGCGGGCATCGGCAGCCCCGGCCGGGCCGCCGTGGGCGACTGCATCAAGGTCAACTCGGTGAGCGTGACCGACGCCGACGTGGAGACGATCGACTGCTCCTCGCCCCAGGCGGCGTTCAAGGTGGCGGTCACCCTCGACAGCAGCACCGACGCGTGCCCGTCCGGGGACTACTCCGAGTACAGCGACCGCGGCGGCCGGCGCAGCAACGGCTTCAAGCTGTGCCTGGCGTTCAACGCCCGGGAGGGCGACTGCTTCAAGCAGGAGGGCACGATTGTCGCGGGCAAAACCACCAAGGTGACCTGCGATTCGTCGGCCACGCACAAGGTGCGCAAGGTGGCGGACACCGAGGACGAGAACCAGTGCGAGAGCGGTGAAACCGTGTTCGTCTACTCACAGCCCGCTACCACGATCTGCATGGTCAAGACTGAATAA
- a CDS encoding ABC transporter substrate-binding protein: MFACAATLTACGLWPGTDSGGKPEVERNTLRIGVMPVVDVAPLKLATNEKLFEKAGLSVQLVTLSSEAEGIKQLDTTLDVTWAGHVNLFRAVADGTQLQLQGEAYQAGANTMALVTLDSDYDSPARFASPRIAVNSESDVGALTTKAVLDTAGVEKQRINLKVMPFEQMVDAMKAGQVDAAWMTEPFITKAQKDVGARIVTDTAIGPTKDFPMSGYASSKKFADANPRTLALFRQVLRDAQQLATNDKLSVQDALTGYVDVDQQTAALVSVGTFPLSLNQIRLQRVADMMDAEEVLESRLDVQALLPPGTTN, translated from the coding sequence TTGTTCGCGTGTGCCGCGACCTTGACCGCGTGCGGCCTGTGGCCGGGTACCGACAGCGGCGGCAAACCCGAGGTGGAGCGCAACACGCTGCGCATCGGCGTGATGCCGGTGGTCGACGTCGCCCCGCTGAAGCTCGCCACCAACGAGAAGCTGTTCGAGAAGGCCGGCCTGTCCGTGCAGCTGGTGACGTTGAGCAGCGAGGCCGAGGGCATCAAGCAGCTCGACACCACGCTGGACGTGACCTGGGCCGGTCACGTCAACCTGTTCCGCGCCGTCGCCGACGGCACCCAGCTCCAGCTCCAGGGCGAGGCGTACCAGGCGGGCGCGAACACGATGGCCCTGGTCACGCTGGACAGCGACTACGACAGCCCGGCCCGGTTCGCCTCGCCGCGGATCGCGGTGAACAGCGAGTCCGACGTCGGCGCGCTGACCACCAAGGCCGTGCTGGACACCGCCGGCGTGGAGAAGCAGCGGATCAACCTCAAGGTCATGCCGTTCGAGCAGATGGTCGACGCGATGAAGGCGGGCCAGGTCGACGCGGCGTGGATGACCGAGCCGTTCATCACCAAGGCGCAGAAGGACGTGGGCGCGCGGATCGTGACCGACACCGCGATCGGCCCGACCAAGGACTTCCCGATGTCGGGGTACGCGTCGAGCAAGAAGTTCGCCGACGCCAACCCGCGCACGCTGGCCCTGTTCCGCCAGGTCCTGCGGGACGCGCAGCAGCTCGCGACGAACGACAAGCTGTCCGTGCAGGATGCCCTGACCGGGTACGTCGACGTCGACCAGCAGACCGCGGCACTGGTGTCGGTGGGCACGTTCCCGCTGTCGCTCAACCAGATCCGGCTCCAGCGGGTGGCCGACATGATGGACGCCGAGGAGGTCTTGGAGTCCCGCTTGGACGTCCAGGCCCTGCTACCGCCGGGAACGACGAACTAG
- a CDS encoding nitrate- and nitrite sensing domain-containing protein — MGDGLAALSDGTVTESTGAGPTTDVREARNAGTAPWRLQNWRLPTKLAAVLLIPTIAALALGGLRVQSDLGDATEFNRLANQIQLEAAVADVVQQLQRERDLSASHVASGKSLDRVVLDRQLRRVNDTTDALNSKIVELSGDLDDEVVTRFRRAAEQLKRLNSLRNAVRDTAYPSDAVLRTYSESVESLLDLGEQAIAGINHPELVRLHLATNAIGRIKEQESRKRGIMLDVFQRGGFGPGQERALLAANAELEAARNDFRKSATPDQAKIYDDTVTGLIVDTANDMQESALNLAAGGKSLSSLRPEKWDIASTLTVNLTRDVENLLLEQLTNRTGELTGLARTAALRDSGIVLGALLLALIMALFVARSILNPLRVLRRTALEVADHGLPDAVSRILVDPNPHEAAKTAIAPVPITTKEEVGQVARAFDAVHGEAVRLAAEQALLRDNVNAMFVNLSRRSQALVERQLNLIDRLEQDEQDPDQLASLFELDHLATRMRRNSENLLVLSGTDLSRRLTRPVPAAEVLGAAVSEVEQYARVQVGQTPELTVQGRAVNDLVHLIAELLDNATAFSDPVTKVTVRTARTRKGELAIEIQDRGVGMAEQEITDANERLADPPDVDVAVSRRMGLYVVARLAKRHDIKVRLRANEDIEGGTTALVVVPETLVAAPAAPGAPQESVFGTPAAPVHPNPAERASGIAGAFTGSMPRLDDEPAFPVSFVHSDSEPDAAGLPLFGETPAESSGEISQPWLPVGDEFTERDVEHEPAGSFGEPTLFTAYEDRPDDDADAHGFETTQFAPAIESRLGGEPSAKPFAEPFAEAPPVAEPEPVRRNGSTPHLPETARPVHDLDAPTERLPIYEAVLSQWFQAVGSETSAATAQDVPPAPRPDPKPEPEHEPEAAAEPVLPTRRPQPVPPVAPTTEAAPVPPPVAAREVDKGRPFTEGGLPKRRPGSPDNSPQRAAEVPRVSEAEPAAEPEPVAFGGLVRGAHAHADPVHNDHTPGDHDRGDDHPDDGVEPSAEQAWHSPADEGWQAAQALLSKAPETTTQAGLPKRVPKAQLVPGSAAPKPQGAERQPQRPPLPPRSADAIRGRMSSLQQGVRRGRHALIDAYAGDMSSRQDEEQE, encoded by the coding sequence ATGGGTGACGGACTGGCTGCGCTGAGTGATGGAACTGTGACCGAGTCCACGGGCGCCGGGCCGACAACCGATGTGCGCGAGGCGCGGAACGCGGGCACCGCCCCGTGGCGGCTGCAGAACTGGCGGCTGCCGACCAAGCTGGCGGCGGTGCTGCTGATCCCGACCATCGCCGCGCTCGCCCTCGGCGGTCTGCGGGTGCAGTCGGACCTCGGCGACGCCACCGAGTTCAACCGGTTGGCCAACCAGATCCAGCTGGAGGCCGCGGTCGCGGACGTCGTCCAGCAGCTCCAGCGCGAGCGCGACCTGAGCGCGAGCCACGTGGCGTCGGGCAAGAGCCTCGACCGCGTCGTGCTCGACCGCCAGCTGCGCCGCGTCAACGACACCACCGACGCGCTCAACAGCAAGATCGTGGAGCTCAGCGGCGACCTCGACGACGAGGTGGTCACCCGGTTCCGCCGGGCCGCCGAGCAGCTCAAGCGGCTCAACAGCCTGCGCAACGCCGTCCGGGACACCGCGTACCCGTCCGACGCCGTGCTGCGCACCTACTCCGAGTCCGTGGAGAGCCTGCTCGACCTCGGCGAGCAGGCCATCGCCGGCATCAACCACCCCGAGCTGGTGCGGCTGCACCTGGCCACCAACGCCATCGGCCGCATCAAGGAGCAGGAGTCCCGCAAGCGCGGCATCATGCTCGACGTGTTCCAGCGCGGCGGCTTCGGCCCCGGCCAGGAACGCGCCCTGCTGGCCGCGAACGCGGAGCTGGAAGCGGCGCGCAACGACTTCCGCAAGTCGGCGACGCCGGACCAGGCCAAGATCTACGACGACACCGTGACCGGTCTGATCGTCGACACCGCGAACGACATGCAGGAGTCGGCGCTGAACCTGGCGGCCGGCGGCAAGAGCCTGTCCTCGCTGCGCCCGGAGAAGTGGGACATCGCGTCCACGCTGACGGTGAACCTGACCCGTGACGTGGAGAACCTGCTGCTGGAGCAGCTCACCAACCGCACCGGCGAGCTGACCGGTCTCGCGCGCACCGCGGCGCTGCGGGACTCGGGCATCGTGCTCGGCGCGCTGCTGCTGGCGTTGATCATGGCGCTGTTCGTGGCCCGCTCGATCCTCAACCCGCTGCGCGTCCTGCGCCGCACCGCGCTGGAGGTCGCCGACCACGGCCTGCCGGACGCGGTCAGCCGGATCCTGGTGGACCCGAACCCGCACGAAGCGGCCAAGACGGCCATCGCGCCGGTGCCGATCACCACCAAGGAGGAGGTCGGGCAGGTCGCCCGCGCCTTCGACGCGGTGCACGGCGAAGCGGTCCGGCTGGCCGCCGAGCAGGCGCTGCTGCGCGACAACGTCAACGCGATGTTCGTCAACCTGTCCCGCCGCTCGCAGGCCCTGGTGGAGCGCCAGCTCAACCTGATCGACCGGCTGGAGCAGGACGAGCAGGACCCCGACCAGCTGGCCAGCCTGTTCGAGCTGGACCACCTGGCCACCCGGATGCGGCGCAACTCGGAGAACCTGCTGGTGCTCTCCGGCACCGACCTGTCCCGCCGGCTCACCCGCCCGGTGCCGGCCGCCGAGGTCCTCGGCGCGGCGGTGTCCGAGGTCGAGCAGTACGCCCGGGTGCAGGTCGGCCAGACCCCGGAGCTCACCGTCCAGGGCCGCGCGGTCAACGACCTCGTGCACCTGATCGCCGAGCTGCTGGACAACGCCACCGCGTTCTCCGACCCGGTCACCAAGGTCACCGTGCGCACCGCCCGCACCCGCAAGGGCGAGCTGGCGATCGAGATCCAGGACCGCGGCGTCGGCATGGCCGAGCAGGAGATCACCGACGCGAACGAGCGGCTGGCCGACCCGCCGGACGTGGACGTCGCGGTGTCCCGCCGGATGGGCCTGTACGTGGTCGCGCGGCTGGCCAAGCGGCACGACATCAAGGTCCGGCTGCGCGCCAACGAGGACATCGAGGGCGGCACCACCGCCCTGGTCGTGGTGCCCGAGACGCTGGTCGCCGCGCCCGCAGCGCCGGGCGCGCCCCAGGAATCGGTGTTCGGCACCCCCGCCGCCCCGGTGCACCCGAACCCGGCCGAGCGGGCCAGCGGCATCGCCGGCGCGTTCACCGGCTCCATGCCGCGCCTGGACGACGAACCGGCGTTCCCGGTCAGCTTCGTGCACAGCGACAGCGAGCCGGACGCCGCCGGGCTGCCGCTGTTCGGCGAGACCCCGGCGGAGAGCTCCGGCGAGATCTCGCAGCCGTGGCTGCCGGTGGGCGACGAGTTCACCGAGCGCGACGTCGAGCACGAACCGGCGGGCTCGTTCGGCGAGCCGACCCTGTTCACCGCCTACGAGGACCGGCCGGACGACGACGCGGACGCGCACGGCTTCGAGACCACCCAGTTCGCGCCCGCGATCGAGAGCCGGCTGGGCGGCGAGCCGTCCGCCAAGCCGTTCGCCGAGCCGTTCGCGGAGGCCCCGCCGGTCGCGGAGCCCGAGCCCGTCCGGCGCAACGGCTCCACGCCGCACCTGCCGGAAACCGCCCGTCCGGTGCACGACCTGGACGCCCCGACCGAGCGGCTGCCGATCTACGAGGCGGTCCTCTCGCAGTGGTTCCAGGCCGTGGGCAGCGAGACCTCGGCGGCGACCGCCCAGGACGTGCCGCCCGCGCCCCGGCCCGACCCGAAGCCCGAGCCCGAGCACGAGCCGGAGGCGGCGGCCGAGCCCGTGCTGCCGACCCGCCGGCCGCAGCCGGTGCCGCCGGTCGCGCCGACCACCGAGGCGGCCCCCGTGCCGCCGCCGGTCGCGGCGCGCGAGGTGGACAAGGGCCGGCCGTTCACCGAGGGCGGACTGCCCAAGCGGCGGCCCGGCTCGCCCGACAACTCGCCCCAGCGCGCTGCGGAGGTGCCCCGCGTGTCCGAGGCCGAACCGGCCGCAGAGCCGGAACCGGTCGCATTCGGCGGTCTCGTGCGCGGCGCCCACGCGCACGCCGATCCAGTGCACAATGATCACACGCCCGGTGATCACGACCGCGGTGACGACCACCCGGACGACGGCGTCGAGCCGTCGGCCGAGCAAGCTTGGCACTCGCCCGCCGACGAAGGCTGGCAAGCGGCCCAGGCGCTGCTCAGCAAGGCCCCAGAGACCACGACACAGGCGGGGTTGCCCAAGCGGGTGCCCAAGGCTCAGCTTGTGCCGGGATCGGCCGCTCCCAAGCCCCAGGGCGCGGAGCGGCAACCGCAGCGGCCCCCGCTGCCACCACGATCGGCTGACGCGATCCGTGGACGCATGTCGAGTCTTCAGCAGGGCGTCCGTCGAGGGCGACACGCTTTGATCGACGCTTACGCTGGTGACATGTCGAGCCGGCAAGACGAGGAGCAGGAGTGA
- a CDS encoding roadblock/LC7 domain-containing protein, translated as MTTAAQPGSFGWLITDFVRRVPGVAHSVVVSADGLLLAGSQGLPRDRAEQLSAVASGLVSLTAGAARCFEAGTVNQTVVEMERGYLFLMSISDGSCLAVLAAPNCDIGLVAYEMTLLVERVGQQLTPELRAQLQGAVRR; from the coding sequence GTGACGACCGCAGCTCAGCCAGGCAGCTTTGGTTGGCTTATCACCGACTTCGTGCGCCGGGTTCCCGGCGTGGCCCATTCCGTTGTGGTGTCGGCGGACGGGCTGCTGCTCGCCGGCTCGCAGGGCCTGCCCCGGGACCGCGCCGAACAGCTCTCCGCAGTGGCCTCCGGCCTGGTCAGCCTCACGGCCGGCGCGGCCAGGTGCTTCGAGGCGGGCACCGTGAACCAGACCGTGGTCGAGATGGAGCGGGGCTACCTGTTCCTGATGTCGATCAGCGACGGGTCGTGCCTCGCGGTGCTCGCGGCCCCGAACTGCGACATCGGCCTCGTGGCCTACGAGATGACCCTCTTGGTCGAGCGCGTCGGCCAGCAGTTGACCCCGGAGCTGCGCGCGCAGCTCCAGGGTGCGGTTCGGCGGTAG
- a CDS encoding DUF742 domain-containing protein, translating into MAERSGAGGRRFGRNFNYQEWAAGGFQFEEPDADPSADEEAEDAPNSRTGRAAEPPRVEGTGQGQGDMSQREVDDSSYDYDDVPNRFDIDGYGSGLFGGPGADLFGAHGLPDSVPEQVPYTTGPQPVVRHEENPAAESGSLVRPYTRTGGRTRPDYDLAIEALVSTSERGLERDAAVLPEHRSICGLCTDTRSVAEVAAHLRLPLGVVRVLIGDMASMGLVLIHQGGLVVGDRPSIEFLERVLSGLRRL; encoded by the coding sequence ATGGCTGAACGATCTGGCGCGGGTGGACGTCGCTTCGGTAGGAACTTCAACTACCAGGAGTGGGCCGCCGGCGGGTTCCAATTCGAAGAGCCGGATGCCGACCCCTCAGCAGACGAGGAAGCCGAGGACGCACCCAACTCGAGGACCGGTCGGGCGGCCGAACCTCCTCGGGTCGAAGGCACAGGGCAGGGGCAAGGCGATATGTCTCAGCGTGAGGTTGACGACTCGTCGTACGACTACGACGACGTTCCCAACCGGTTCGACATCGACGGGTACGGCAGCGGGCTGTTCGGGGGTCCGGGCGCCGACCTGTTCGGCGCCCACGGCCTGCCGGACAGCGTGCCCGAGCAGGTTCCCTACACGACCGGGCCGCAGCCGGTCGTGCGGCACGAGGAGAACCCGGCGGCGGAGTCGGGCTCGCTGGTCCGCCCCTACACCCGGACGGGCGGCCGCACCCGGCCGGACTACGACCTGGCCATCGAGGCGCTGGTGTCCACCAGCGAGCGGGGCCTGGAGCGGGACGCGGCGGTGCTGCCCGAGCACCGGTCGATCTGTGGTCTGTGCACCGACACCAGGTCGGTGGCGGAGGTGGCGGCCCACCTGCGGCTGCCGCTCGGCGTCGTCCGGGTGTTGATCGGCGACATGGCGAGCATGGGTTTGGTATTGATTCACCAGGGCGGCTTGGTCGTGGGGGACAGGCCGTCCATTGAATTCCTTGAGAGGGTGCTCAGTGGGCTTCGCAGGCTCTAG
- a CDS encoding GTP-binding protein, giving the protein MGFAGSSPNAADGERKPTTSAKIVVAGGFGVGKTTFVGSVSEIVPLTTEAVMTEASAGVDDLSATPNKVTTTVAMDFGRVSLDQDLILYLFGTPGQHRFWFMWDDLVRGAIGAIVLVDTRRLADAFASIDFFDDRQLPYVVGVNCFDGLLHHRIEDVREALTIDQSVPMVTCDARNRQSTKQTLITLVEHAMRQWMSVRAG; this is encoded by the coding sequence GTGGGCTTCGCAGGCTCTAGCCCCAACGCGGCCGATGGCGAGCGGAAGCCGACGACCTCCGCGAAGATCGTGGTGGCCGGTGGCTTCGGCGTGGGCAAGACGACGTTCGTCGGTTCCGTGTCGGAGATCGTTCCGCTGACCACCGAAGCGGTGATGACCGAGGCGAGCGCCGGGGTCGACGACCTGTCGGCGACGCCGAACAAGGTCACCACCACGGTCGCGATGGACTTCGGACGGGTGTCGCTGGACCAGGACCTGATCCTGTACCTGTTCGGTACGCCGGGTCAGCACCGGTTCTGGTTCATGTGGGACGACCTGGTCAGAGGTGCGATCGGGGCGATCGTGCTGGTCGACACGCGGCGACTGGCGGACGCGTTCGCGTCCATCGACTTCTTCGACGACCGGCAGCTGCCGTACGTCGTCGGCGTGAACTGCTTCGACGGTCTGCTGCACCACCGCATCGAGGACGTGCGGGAAGCGCTGACCATCGACCAGTCCGTGCCGATGGTCACGTGCGACGCCCGCAACCGGCAGTCGACCAAGCAGACGCTGATCACGCTGGTGGAGCACGCCATGCGGCAGTGGATGTCGGTGCGCGCGGGCTGA
- a CDS encoding helicase-associated domain-containing protein, translating to MSGTTLAEWLRAQDDTALVALLRARPDLATPPPADTMVLATRVGSRASVARACEDLDTLTLTVLEALLVLDADQRPVRLADVDALFDVDVRAATDLLRARVLVWGDDDALSTPPATRDAVNPFPCGLGRSVPSLAGADLSGLGEDERRVLGALAAGPPVGQTKDAAHVVSLANARTPIQKLLARGLLVRRDALTVELPREIGLAVRGDRPLGEVRTSEPPLTTLAREPVTVDSTGAGEALELSRHVEALLTAWSAEPPAVLRSGGVGVRELRKLAKDLDVDERRAALLVELVVNANLVADSEGAEPEWVPTAQADPWLAAAPEHRWATLAQAWLDLPRLPGLIGRRDERDRLLNPLAPELNRPAAPRDRRRVLEALAALPPGTAAVDADELAAVLAWRAPRRGGRLRDELVRWTVEEGTAVGVLALDALTAQARTLLTEGPGPAAKRLGDALPAPVDHVLVQADLTVVAPGRLEPELADEIALVADVESAGGATVYRVREESVRRAFDAGRTAADLHELFRGKSRTPVPQSLTYLIDDAARKHGRLRGGAAGSFLRCDDPVLVTEVAAHPAADRLELRKIAPTVLVSPYPLAEVLDGLRAAGFAPAAEGPDGRVLDLRAGGRRIPGKGRRRSPAPTPPSDEQLGELVRAVRAGDQAATTTGGARVSVPGHLGAGPSATLALLQQAARDGRDVLVDFVDSHGTAARRVIKPQVVGGGVLEGVDVSYGEVRRFPLHRITSAALVEGDSA from the coding sequence ATGTCCGGCACCACACTCGCCGAGTGGCTGCGCGCGCAGGACGACACCGCGCTCGTGGCTCTCCTGCGCGCGCGCCCAGACCTGGCCACGCCGCCACCGGCCGACACCATGGTGCTCGCCACCCGGGTCGGGTCGCGGGCTTCGGTGGCGCGGGCGTGCGAAGACCTGGACACGCTGACCCTCACCGTGCTGGAAGCACTGCTCGTGCTCGACGCCGACCAGCGCCCGGTGCGCCTGGCCGACGTGGACGCCCTGTTCGACGTGGACGTGCGCGCGGCGACGGACCTGCTGCGCGCCCGCGTCCTGGTGTGGGGCGACGACGACGCGCTGAGCACGCCCCCGGCGACCCGCGACGCGGTCAACCCCTTCCCGTGCGGCCTGGGCCGCTCGGTGCCCTCGCTGGCGGGCGCGGACCTGTCCGGGCTCGGCGAGGACGAGCGCCGGGTGCTGGGCGCGCTGGCCGCCGGCCCGCCGGTCGGCCAGACCAAGGACGCCGCGCACGTGGTGTCGCTGGCCAACGCCCGCACCCCGATCCAGAAGCTGCTGGCCCGCGGCCTGCTGGTGCGCCGGGACGCGCTGACCGTCGAGCTGCCCCGCGAGATCGGCCTGGCGGTGCGCGGCGACCGGCCGCTGGGCGAGGTCCGGACCTCGGAACCGCCGCTGACCACGCTGGCCCGTGAGCCGGTGACGGTGGACAGCACCGGTGCCGGCGAGGCGCTGGAGCTGTCCCGGCACGTCGAGGCGCTGCTGACGGCGTGGTCGGCGGAGCCGCCGGCGGTGCTGCGCTCGGGCGGGGTCGGGGTGCGCGAGCTGCGCAAGCTGGCCAAGGACCTGGACGTGGACGAGCGCCGCGCGGCCCTGCTGGTGGAGCTGGTGGTCAACGCGAACCTGGTCGCCGACAGCGAGGGCGCGGAACCGGAGTGGGTGCCGACCGCGCAGGCCGACCCGTGGCTGGCCGCGGCCCCCGAACACCGCTGGGCGACGCTCGCCCAGGCGTGGCTCGACCTGCCCCGGCTGCCCGGCCTGATCGGTCGCCGCGACGAGCGCGACCGGCTGCTCAACCCGCTGGCCCCCGAGCTGAACCGGCCGGCCGCGCCGCGCGACCGCAGGCGGGTGCTGGAGGCGCTGGCCGCCCTGCCGCCGGGCACCGCCGCGGTCGACGCCGACGAGCTGGCCGCCGTGCTGGCGTGGCGGGCCCCCCGGCGCGGCGGCCGGCTGCGCGACGAGCTGGTGCGGTGGACCGTCGAGGAGGGCACGGCGGTGGGCGTGCTGGCCCTGGACGCGCTGACCGCGCAGGCCCGGACCCTGCTCACCGAGGGCCCCGGCCCGGCCGCCAAGCGGCTGGGCGACGCGCTGCCCGCGCCGGTGGACCACGTGCTGGTGCAGGCCGACCTGACGGTGGTCGCGCCGGGCCGCCTGGAGCCGGAGCTGGCCGACGAGATCGCGCTGGTCGCCGACGTCGAGTCGGCCGGCGGCGCGACGGTCTACCGGGTCCGCGAGGAGTCCGTGCGGCGCGCGTTCGACGCCGGGCGCACCGCCGCCGACCTGCACGAGCTGTTCCGCGGCAAGTCGCGCACCCCGGTGCCGCAGTCGCTGACGTACCTGATCGACGACGCGGCCCGCAAGCACGGCCGGCTGCGCGGTGGCGCGGCCGGGTCGTTCCTGCGCTGCGACGACCCGGTGCTGGTCACCGAGGTGGCCGCGCACCCGGCGGCGGACCGGCTGGAGCTGCGCAAGATCGCGCCGACCGTGCTGGTCAGCCCGTACCCGCTGGCCGAGGTGCTCGACGGGCTGCGCGCGGCCGGGTTCGCGCCGGCCGCCGAGGGGCCGGACGGCCGGGTGCTGGACCTGCGGGCGGGCGGCCGGCGGATCCCGGGCAAGGGCCGACGGCGCTCACCGGCACCGACACCCCCGTCCGACGAGCAGCTGGGCGAGCTGGTCCGGGCGGTGCGGGCGGGTGACCAGGCAGCGACGACTACGGGCGGTGCCCGGGTCTCGGTCCCCGGTCACCTGGGCGCGGGACCCAGCGCGACCCTGGCGTTGCTGCAACAAGCCGCCCGGGACGGCCGGGACGTGCTGGTGGACTTCGTGGACAGCCACGGCACCGCCGCCCGCCGCGTGATCAAACCGCAGGTCGTGGGCGGTGGCGTGCTGGAGGGCGTGGACGTCAGCTACGGCGAGGTGCGGCGCTTCCCGCTGCACCGGATCACCTCCGCGGCGCTCGTCGAGGGCGACTCCGCGTGA